In Chaetodon trifascialis isolate fChaTrf1 chromosome 6, fChaTrf1.hap1, whole genome shotgun sequence, one DNA window encodes the following:
- the tmem161b gene encoding transmembrane protein 161B, giving the protein MGVIGVQLVVTMVMASVIQKIIPHYSFARWLLCSGSLRWYQHPTEDELRSLAGKQKGQKRKDRKYNGHIDNKPLTVPKDIDLQLETKCITEVDTLALHYFPEFQWLVDFTVAATVVYLITELYYSAAQASGEMNISVVWCLLVLAFVIKTLFSLTAHYFKLEEGGERSLCITFAFFFFVKAMAILIVTENYLEFGLETGFANFSDSALHFLQHQGLESQGPISKLTFKLILALLCSLIGAFLTFPGLRLAQMHLDALNLTTAKFTQTLLHINFLSPLIMVLLWVKPITKDYIMNPTLDKESVPLMTEQTYDTLRLWIIILMCILRLAMMRHHLQAYLNLAQKGVDQMKKEAGRISTVDLQKMVARVFYYLCVIALQYVAPLVMLLHTTLLLKTLGGHSWWVYPEEDLPCTHEMNSVMGAAPVAAPTPAAVVETGARASVAQLSVALGGLRTVFSPLLFRGLFSFFAWWIAACLFSTSLFGLFYHQYLMAA; this is encoded by the exons TCTGCGGTGGTATCAGCACCCTACGGAAGATGAGTTGAGGAGCTTAGCTGGGAAAcaaaaaggacagaagaggaaagacag GAAGTACAATGGTCACATAGACAATAAGCCGCTCACGGTTCCCAAGGACATCGACTTGCAGCTGGAGACGAAATGCATCACAGAAGTCGACACGTTAG CGCTGCACTACTTCCCGGAGTTCCAGTGGCTGGTGGATTTCACTGTAGCGGCGACTGTGGTCTATCTGATAACAGAGCTGTACTACAGCGCGGCCCAGGCCTCAGGAGAGATGAACATCAGCGTGGTCTGGTGCCTGCTGGTGCTCGCTTTTGTCAT TAAGACCCTTTTCTCTCTAACGGCTCACTACTTCAAGCTGGAGGAAGGAGGCGAGCGTTCGCTCTGCATCActtttgctttcttctttttcgTCAAAGCCATGGCCATTCTCATCGTCACTGAAAACTACCTGGAGTTTGGTCTGGAGACAG GCTTTGCAAACTTCTCTGACAGTGCTCTACACTTTCTGCAGCACCAGGGCTTAGAGTCCCA GGGTCCCATATCTAAACTCACCTTCAAGCTGATCCTGGCCCTGCTCTGCTCCCTGATTGGAGCATTTCTAACTTTCCCTGGTCTACGATTGGCCCAGATGCACCTAGATGCTCTCAATCTGACCACAGCCAAATTTACACA gaCTCTGCTTCATATCAACTTCCTGTCCCCTCTTATCATGGTCCTGCTGTGGGTGAAGCCCATTACCAAGGACTACATAATGAACCCCACTCTGGACAAGGAGAGTGTGCCTTT GATGACGGAGCAGACGTACGACACGCTGCGGTTATGGATCATCATACTGATGTGTATACTCCGGCTCGCTATGATGAGACATCATTTGCAGGCCTACCTCAACCTGGCCCAGAAGGGTGTGGACCAGATGAAGAAGGAAGCAGGACGGATAAGTACCGTTGACCTGCAGAAGATG GTTGCACGTGTTTTTTACTACTTGTGTGTAATCGCACTACAGTATGTGGCGCCGCTGGTGATGCTGCTGCATACGACTTTGCTGCTAAAAACCTTAG GTGGACACTCCTGGTGGGTCTATCCTGAAGAAGACCTTCCTTGTACCCATGAAATGAACTCTGTGATGGGGGCGGCTCCAGTCGCAGCCCCGACGCCGGCTGCGGTGGTAGAAACAGGAGCCCGGGCGTCGGTGGCCCAGCTGTCGGTGGCTCTGGGAGGCCTGCGGACTGTCTTCAGCCCCCTGCTCTTCCGGGGGCTCTTCTCCTTCTTTGCTTGGTGGATCGCCGCCTGCctcttctccacctccctctttGGCCTCTTCTACCATCAGTATCTCATGGCGGCATAG